A portion of the Candidatus Uhrbacteria bacterium genome contains these proteins:
- the miaA gene encoding tRNA (adenosine(37)-N6)-dimethylallyltransferase MiaA, protein MSLPKILVIVGPTASGKTSAGVAIAKTVGGDVLACDSRTVYRGMDIGAAKPAGRPLLLEDPRWRPEFLGEGRGPIVVEDVLHFGLDLASPRDEYNVSDFQQYAWEVIKDMLRRHRVPVLVGGTGLWVDAVVRNLSLPEVPPDPALRATLDIMTLGDLFADYKRLDPEGAEHVDRFNKRRVIRALEVTMKTSRPFWEQRKEGPKLYEPFWIGMDVEEEELRERISLRVDQMLSQGLVNEVRALFDTYGSSASAMTGIGYRELCQFFVGEISLESAVECIKKHTWTLAKRQRTWWRGRGEVHWVKTAEEAVTLASRFVLPQALLSRDS, encoded by the coding sequence ATGTCTCTGCCGAAAATCCTTGTTATTGTGGGCCCTACCGCAAGCGGTAAAACATCCGCGGGAGTTGCAATTGCCAAGACGGTGGGGGGAGATGTGCTTGCCTGCGATTCCCGTACGGTCTATCGGGGGATGGATATCGGGGCGGCAAAACCTGCAGGGAGACCTCTCTTGCTCGAAGATCCACGTTGGCGACCAGAGTTTTTGGGGGAGGGGCGCGGACCTATCGTTGTGGAGGATGTTTTGCACTTTGGCCTTGATCTCGCATCACCACGTGACGAGTACAACGTGTCGGACTTTCAACAGTATGCGTGGGAGGTAATCAAGGATATGCTCCGCCGCCACCGCGTCCCTGTGCTCGTAGGCGGGACAGGGCTATGGGTGGACGCCGTGGTTCGGAATCTCTCTCTCCCAGAGGTTCCCCCTGACCCCGCACTTCGCGCGACGCTTGACATCATGACGCTTGGTGACCTTTTTGCCGACTATAAGCGATTGGATCCGGAAGGGGCAGAGCACGTTGACCGCTTCAATAAACGGCGAGTCATTCGTGCACTCGAGGTGACGATGAAAACTAGCCGGCCGTTTTGGGAGCAACGCAAAGAAGGCCCCAAGCTTTACGAGCCGTTCTGGATCGGGATGGATGTTGAAGAGGAGGAACTCCGCGAGCGCATTTCGTTGCGCGTAGACCAAATGCTTTCGCAAGGGTTGGTGAACGAAGTCCGCGCTCTTTTCGATACCTATGGGAGTTCCGCGTCAGCCATGACGGGGATTGGATACCGCGAGTTGTGCCAATTTTTTGTCGGAGAGATCTCGCTCGAGTCTGCCGTGGAATGCATAAAAAAACACACCTGGACGCTTGCCAAACGGCAGAGGACCTGGTGGAGGGGACGAGGGGAAGTCCACTGGGTGAAAACGGCAGAGGAGGCCGTTACACTTGCGTCGCGCTTCGTTTTGCCTCAAGCTCTACTTTCACGAGATTCATAA
- a CDS encoding thymidylate synthase, translating to MMSFDDQYQAAISRIMQEGVEEFHERTKTTTRSLPGLTFQVDLEEGFPLLTLRKIPLKLFIAEQIWFLTGEQQTEGFLREFTKIWDDFTEADGTISSAYGYRWRRHFERDQLIELVRHLEEEPTSRQGVVVTWDPSGDGLTAPKKKNVPCPFTYVVNIIGGRLNMHNVVRSNDMMLGAPHDVAGFALLASILAQRLAVRPGIYTHSISHAHIYGNHFAQAEEVTNRFHEHAPIHLELPLKSFERALEADKKLVQDIFELFKKEYHPLEPLAKMQIAL from the coding sequence ATGATGTCATTTGACGACCAGTACCAAGCGGCTATTTCCCGGATTATGCAGGAGGGGGTGGAGGAGTTTCACGAGCGCACGAAGACGACCACACGTTCGCTTCCGGGTTTGACGTTTCAGGTAGATTTAGAAGAAGGATTCCCGCTCCTCACTCTACGCAAGATTCCCCTTAAGCTTTTCATTGCCGAGCAGATATGGTTTCTTACTGGAGAACAGCAGACGGAGGGATTTTTGCGCGAGTTCACAAAAATCTGGGACGACTTCACGGAAGCTGATGGCACGATCTCAAGCGCGTATGGCTATCGTTGGCGGCGCCATTTTGAGCGCGATCAGCTCATAGAGCTTGTGCGTCACTTGGAGGAGGAGCCTACCTCGCGGCAAGGAGTTGTCGTAACGTGGGATCCGAGTGGGGACGGACTTACGGCGCCCAAGAAGAAAAATGTGCCGTGCCCATTTACGTATGTGGTCAATATTATCGGCGGAAGGCTCAATATGCACAATGTGGTGCGCAGCAACGATATGATGCTCGGGGCGCCGCATGATGTGGCGGGTTTTGCGCTTCTTGCGAGCATTTTGGCCCAACGTCTTGCGGTTCGTCCGGGCATCTATACGCACTCCATTTCCCACGCGCATATCTACGGTAACCACTTTGCGCAAGCAGAAGAGGTTACCAACCGGTTTCACGAGCATGCGCCTATCCACCTTGAGCTTCCGTTGAAATCGTTTGAACGAGCTCTCGAGGCGGATAAAAAACTTGTTCAAGATATTTTTGAACTTTTCAAAAAGGAGTACCATCCTCTTGAACCCCTTGCGAAAATGCAAATTGCCCTATGA
- the gatB gene encoding Asp-tRNA(Asn)/Glu-tRNA(Gln) amidotransferase subunit GatB, with translation MRYVPIIGLEVHIQLKTASKMFCRCPNGETDAPNTLICPICLGHPGTLPVPNREAVFMGMRLATALSSRIASRSKFDRKHYFYPDLPKGYQISQFDLPLGSGGEVHVEVPEEKTTVRVGIERLHMEEDAAKNIHAGVEAGGKTLVDYNRSGVPLIELVSKPDMRSSAQAKAYLEQIRTLVRSLDISEADMEKGHMRCDANVSLRVLDDNDSVVGAELNPKTEIKNLNSFRMVERALNFEIARQTELWESNTPPLETTTRGWDDVKGKTVLQRTKEGSAEYRYFPDPDLPKMELEEFVSEVVEHLPELPAAKRARFMAEYGLGAPDAKLLVESRALSVYVEQVFSEIYDWLHSLPEYQSKSEEEKVAERNRMAKIVGTWLLNKWVGLLHERKHTVEKTPISPENFAELIVLLARGELTSANAMTVLERMTQTGKDPSHIMEEEGLGKLDDAGTLATAMSRVIEENPGEVTRYLAGEEKLLKFFMGLVMKETEGRADPGVLMNLVKVELEAKRSATQV, from the coding sequence ATGCGCTACGTTCCTATCATCGGACTGGAAGTACATATTCAGTTGAAGACCGCTTCAAAGATGTTTTGTCGTTGCCCCAATGGGGAGACAGATGCGCCGAATACCTTGATTTGCCCCATCTGTCTTGGGCACCCAGGAACGCTTCCCGTCCCCAATCGCGAGGCCGTCTTTATGGGCATGCGCCTTGCCACAGCGCTTTCAAGCCGTATCGCTTCGCGGTCAAAGTTTGATCGCAAGCATTACTTTTATCCGGATCTTCCCAAGGGCTACCAAATTTCTCAATTCGATCTTCCGCTTGGAAGCGGTGGAGAAGTCCACGTGGAGGTACCGGAAGAGAAAACCACTGTGCGTGTTGGCATCGAGCGTTTGCATATGGAAGAAGACGCGGCCAAAAACATTCACGCCGGCGTTGAGGCGGGCGGCAAGACACTCGTGGACTACAATCGAAGCGGCGTGCCGCTTATTGAGCTCGTAAGCAAGCCCGATATGCGGTCGAGTGCACAAGCGAAGGCCTACCTGGAACAAATTCGCACCCTTGTGCGCTCACTCGACATCTCTGAAGCCGACATGGAAAAGGGACACATGCGCTGTGACGCCAACGTGTCACTCCGTGTTCTCGATGACAACGACTCCGTGGTTGGTGCGGAGTTGAATCCGAAGACGGAAATCAAAAATCTCAATTCCTTTCGCATGGTGGAGCGCGCGCTCAATTTTGAAATTGCACGACAAACAGAGCTTTGGGAGAGTAACACACCGCCTCTCGAAACTACCACACGCGGGTGGGACGACGTAAAAGGCAAGACAGTCCTTCAACGGACAAAAGAAGGGTCAGCAGAATATCGGTATTTCCCCGATCCGGATTTGCCTAAAATGGAATTGGAAGAATTCGTGAGCGAAGTTGTGGAACATTTGCCAGAACTCCCTGCGGCAAAGCGCGCGCGCTTCATGGCCGAGTACGGCCTCGGTGCTCCAGACGCAAAACTTCTTGTGGAAAGCCGTGCACTCTCCGTCTACGTGGAACAGGTATTTTCCGAAATCTATGACTGGCTACACTCCCTGCCAGAGTACCAATCAAAGAGTGAGGAGGAGAAAGTTGCGGAACGCAATCGCATGGCAAAAATCGTCGGCACGTGGCTCCTCAACAAATGGGTAGGGCTTTTGCATGAGCGAAAGCACACGGTGGAAAAAACACCGATCTCGCCGGAGAACTTTGCCGAGCTGATTGTGTTGTTGGCACGAGGAGAACTTACAAGCGCCAACGCCATGACCGTATTGGAGCGTATGACGCAAACCGGTAAAGATCCAAGCCATATTATGGAAGAAGAAGGTCTCGGAAAGTTGGATGATGCCGGAACACTCGCTACGGCGATGAGCCGCGTCATTGAGGAAAATCCGGGGGAGGTCACGCGCTATCTTGCCGGCGAGGAAAAACTTCTTAAATTTTTCATGGGGCTTGTCATGAAGGAAACGGAAGGACGCGCTGACCCGGGCGTACTTATGAATCTCGTGAAAGTAGAGCTTGAGGCAAAACGAAGCGCGACGCAAGTGTAA
- a CDS encoding 2'-deoxycytidine 5'-triphosphate deaminase, with the protein MILTRKEILAEMGAGAIRFSPPIDQFQLQPHAVDLRLGYKFLIPRNWHQEKGGRRAIKTAIDQSDVHKEQYEEITLEPGQYFELTPNEFVIGTSLERVELSSPTLMALLFPRTSTNRRGINLSLSGIIDAHYKGNLIFPMKNEAGNQVIRVYPGERVCQIMFQTLISPLTLEEANKHGLTQAKYSNTDESYKLDKDEERRMIVEGKLEDMKSTYRVPLSLL; encoded by the coding sequence ATGATTCTCACCCGCAAAGAAATCCTCGCCGAAATGGGTGCCGGAGCTATTCGTTTCAGCCCGCCCATTGACCAGTTCCAGCTACAGCCTCATGCTGTAGATCTTCGGTTGGGATATAAGTTTTTGATCCCCCGCAACTGGCACCAGGAAAAGGGCGGTCGACGCGCCATCAAGACCGCCATCGACCAGAGCGATGTACACAAAGAACAATACGAGGAGATCACGCTCGAACCGGGACAATATTTTGAATTGACCCCAAACGAGTTCGTCATCGGCACAAGTCTTGAGCGCGTGGAGCTTTCCTCCCCTACCCTTATGGCCCTCCTCTTCCCCCGCACCTCCACGAATCGCCGCGGCATCAATCTTTCCCTTTCAGGCATTATTGACGCGCACTATAAAGGCAACCTCATCTTTCCCATGAAAAATGAGGCGGGTAACCAAGTCATCCGCGTGTATCCCGGCGAACGGGTGTGCCAGATCATGTTTCAGACGCTCATTTCACCGCTCACGCTCGAGGAGGCAAACAAACACGGGCTCACGCAAGCAAAGTACAGCAACACCGATGAAAGCTACAAACTCGATAAAGATGAAGAACGCCGCATGATCGTAGAGGGAAAACTCGAGGACATGAAGTCTACCTATCGCGTGCCCCTCTCACTGTTATAG
- the dnaE gene encoding DNA polymerase III subunit alpha, with amino-acid sequence MPSPFVHLHVHSHYSLLEALPKVKELVKFCDAQNMDAMALTDNGVLYGAIEFYQKMTEAGKKPLIGMDVYLAPYGRTQKRARIDTRPWRLVLLAENETGYRNLMKLSSQGFLEGFYYKPRLDDELLASMKEGLICLSGGYHSELATLARQGADRTKLREVAERYRDMFGPEHFYLELVDRPELAEQRTVNSLLVEIGKECGIPLVVTRDAYYLARGDQEAWRVQSCIQGSRTLEEVERGTQNDFDASLSDAEGIAARFADLPEAIENTRRIADRCNLTLDLGKWNFANIDIPAGKTAIEFLRERAYAELAQKVPEITEEMQKRLDYELGVIDFKAFAPYFLIVSDYIQYARRNGIVTTTRGSAAGSLVSYAIGISTVDPLRYRLPFERFLNPERPSAPDVDGDFADNRRDEMLAYVTEKYGADKVAQICTFGTMLARGSVRDVGRALGFSYGFVDGVAKLVPMGSQGFPMTLERALGESPDLKKRYDTEPDVRRVIDVARRIEGRARHVSIHAAGTVIAPTPLVNFTPLQRDTREGKVITQYEMKSVEAAGLLKMDFLGIRNLSILGDAVKLVRKLKGVEIELEKIPVDDGKTFSLLARGETMGLFQLNGDGMTKYLMELKPERIEDIMAMVALYRPGPIESIPEYIRRKHNASLIQYLDPRMESILDMSYGVIVYQDDVMLIAIHLAGYSWLEADKLRKAMGKKIPEEMAKQKEKLLEGFVAHGLSAKKAHELWLLIEPFAAYGFNKAHAASYGMVAYQTAYMKANYPAEYMTALMTAEASDLDKIAAAVTECRRMGMDVLGPDVNISFRDFTYVDDKTIRFGLLVVKNLGVEVVNTIVEERKTHGTFTDLADFAARVTHRAFNKKSLEALIKAGALDVFGERRQMLENVDQILAYNKHVQKAREQKQTSFFDLSPSATGERLSLSPAPAASRFERLAWEKELLGLYVSAHPWSEVLPHVSKYVVSIADAIGQKPDTFARVGGMLSDLSVITTKKGDQMAFARLGDGRAQAEVIFFPRTYAECKDHIKNDAPCLISVKISKREEEEVKLVANSIIPISFQNISPVADMLHDGLWLVPEASEQEPKTVSPAGTGRASVAVLPVQTPKEEPGRLNIVLRGRPDRAVIGEIREALKVYPGNKPVFLLVESIGRFREVETEYRVSLDPALLENLRNILGPQNIEVG; translated from the coding sequence ATGCCAAGCCCGTTCGTCCACCTCCATGTGCACAGTCATTACTCTCTTTTGGAGGCTCTTCCGAAAGTGAAGGAACTGGTAAAGTTTTGTGATGCGCAAAACATGGACGCCATGGCGCTTACAGACAATGGGGTACTCTATGGGGCCATTGAGTTTTATCAAAAAATGACAGAGGCCGGGAAGAAGCCCCTTATCGGCATGGACGTCTATCTGGCGCCTTACGGCCGTACACAAAAGCGCGCGCGTATTGATACGCGGCCGTGGCGGCTCGTGCTTCTTGCGGAAAATGAAACAGGGTACCGAAACCTCATGAAACTTTCCTCACAAGGTTTCCTCGAGGGATTTTATTATAAACCACGTCTCGATGACGAGTTGCTTGCGAGCATGAAGGAGGGTCTCATCTGCCTCTCCGGCGGCTATCACAGCGAGCTTGCCACGTTGGCGCGGCAAGGAGCTGATCGTACCAAGCTCCGAGAAGTTGCAGAGCGGTACAGAGACATGTTCGGGCCAGAGCACTTTTATCTTGAACTTGTGGATCGGCCCGAGCTGGCCGAACAGCGCACGGTGAACAGCCTTCTTGTGGAAATAGGGAAGGAGTGTGGGATCCCGCTTGTGGTGACGCGCGACGCCTATTATCTTGCCCGCGGCGACCAAGAGGCTTGGCGCGTGCAATCGTGTATTCAAGGGAGTCGGACACTCGAGGAAGTCGAGCGCGGCACGCAGAATGATTTTGACGCCTCGCTTTCTGATGCAGAGGGGATTGCCGCCCGTTTTGCGGATCTCCCGGAAGCCATTGAAAACACGCGCCGCATCGCCGACCGGTGTAATCTCACGCTTGATCTTGGCAAGTGGAATTTCGCCAACATTGATATTCCTGCAGGGAAGACAGCCATTGAATTTTTGCGCGAACGCGCGTATGCCGAGCTCGCACAAAAAGTTCCTGAAATTACAGAGGAGATGCAAAAGCGTTTGGACTATGAACTCGGCGTCATTGACTTCAAGGCTTTTGCGCCATACTTCTTGATCGTCTCTGACTATATTCAGTATGCGCGGCGCAACGGCATCGTGACCACGACGCGCGGCTCGGCGGCCGGGTCCCTCGTAAGTTACGCCATCGGCATTTCTACCGTAGATCCGCTCCGCTACCGTCTTCCATTTGAGCGCTTTTTGAATCCCGAGCGTCCCTCCGCCCCCGATGTGGACGGAGACTTTGCGGACAACCGGCGTGATGAAATGCTGGCATACGTGACGGAGAAATACGGTGCCGATAAAGTGGCGCAGATTTGTACGTTTGGCACGATGTTGGCGCGCGGAAGTGTCCGCGATGTTGGTCGTGCGCTCGGTTTTTCCTATGGATTTGTAGATGGAGTCGCCAAACTTGTGCCGATGGGAAGCCAGGGATTTCCTATGACGCTTGAGCGCGCGCTTGGAGAAAGCCCGGACTTAAAAAAGCGCTACGACACGGAGCCGGATGTCCGGCGCGTGATTGACGTAGCACGCCGTATTGAGGGCCGGGCGCGGCATGTCTCCATTCACGCCGCCGGCACCGTTATTGCGCCTACCCCTCTTGTAAACTTTACGCCGCTCCAGCGCGATACGCGTGAGGGGAAAGTGATCACGCAGTACGAAATGAAATCTGTCGAAGCCGCCGGGCTTCTCAAGATGGATTTTCTTGGCATCCGCAACCTCTCCATTCTTGGAGATGCGGTCAAGTTGGTGCGCAAGCTTAAGGGAGTCGAGATTGAACTTGAGAAAATTCCTGTGGATGACGGGAAGACTTTTTCCCTATTAGCACGCGGGGAAACGATGGGGCTGTTTCAGTTGAATGGGGATGGCATGACGAAGTATCTCATGGAGCTTAAGCCGGAACGTATTGAAGACATCATGGCGATGGTGGCCTTGTATCGTCCGGGGCCTATTGAATCTATTCCCGAGTACATCCGCCGCAAGCACAATGCGTCTCTTATCCAGTATCTGGATCCGCGCATGGAAAGTATCCTCGATATGTCGTATGGCGTTATTGTCTATCAGGATGACGTGATGCTTATTGCCATTCACCTCGCGGGCTATTCGTGGCTTGAAGCCGACAAATTGCGCAAAGCGATGGGGAAGAAAATTCCCGAAGAGATGGCCAAGCAGAAAGAGAAGCTGCTTGAAGGATTCGTGGCGCATGGACTGTCGGCCAAAAAAGCGCACGAGCTGTGGTTGCTTATTGAGCCGTTTGCGGCATATGGATTCAACAAGGCGCATGCCGCGTCCTACGGGATGGTGGCGTACCAGACAGCGTACATGAAGGCGAATTACCCGGCGGAGTACATGACAGCGCTCATGACGGCAGAGGCTTCCGACTTGGATAAGATCGCCGCGGCTGTTACGGAATGCCGCCGCATGGGCATGGATGTGTTGGGCCCCGATGTGAATATTTCATTTAGAGATTTCACTTACGTGGACGATAAAACAATCCGCTTTGGGCTTTTGGTCGTGAAGAATCTTGGTGTAGAAGTGGTGAATACTATTGTGGAGGAACGAAAGACGCACGGGACGTTTACTGATCTTGCGGATTTTGCCGCTCGTGTGACGCACCGCGCGTTTAATAAAAAATCTCTGGAGGCTCTTATCAAGGCGGGAGCACTAGATGTTTTCGGGGAGCGCCGGCAGATGCTCGAAAACGTGGATCAAATCCTTGCGTACAACAAACATGTTCAAAAAGCGCGTGAACAAAAACAAACGTCGTTCTTTGACCTCTCGCCCTCTGCCACCGGCGAACGTCTCTCCCTCTCGCCTGCTCCTGCGGCAAGCCGTTTTGAACGATTGGCATGGGAGAAAGAACTTCTCGGCTTGTATGTAAGTGCGCATCCGTGGTCGGAAGTCCTCCCACACGTCTCGAAGTATGTTGTGTCGATCGCCGACGCTATAGGGCAGAAGCCGGATACGTTCGCACGCGTAGGGGGGATGCTCTCGGATCTTTCCGTGATTACTACAAAAAAAGGGGACCAGATGGCCTTTGCGCGGCTCGGTGACGGAAGAGCCCAGGCGGAAGTTATTTTCTTCCCGCGTACGTACGCCGAATGCAAGGATCATATAAAAAATGACGCTCCCTGCCTCATCTCCGTCAAAATCTCCAAACGAGAAGAGGAGGAAGTGAAGCTTGTGGCGAACAGTATTATCCCTATTTCGTTTCAAAATATTTCTCCTGTTGCGGACATGCTTCATGATGGTCTCTGGCTTGTGCCGGAAGCAAGCGAGCAGGAGCCAAAAACGGTTTCTCCTGCGGGGACGGGAAGAGCTTCCGTTGCCGTCTTGCCGGTGCAGACTCCCAAAGAGGAACCGGGGCGGCTCAATATCGTTCTGCGCGGGAGGCCGGACCGTGCAGTAATAGGGGAGATCCGCGAGGCGTTGAAGGTGTATCCAGGCAACAAACCCGTCTTTCTTCTGGTCGAATCTATTGGGAGGTTCCGTGAGGTCGAGACGGAGTACCGCGTCTCGCTCGATCCGGCCCTTCTTGAGAACCTGCGGAATATCTTGGGCCCCCAGAATATCGAAGTTGGATAA
- the dut gene encoding dUTP diphosphatase, protein MPSLSVRIRRLSPDIPTPAYKTAGACGFDIAVSEGGVLAPGERRKFPTGLVVCVPEGYVLLLCPRSSNAKKGIQLANSVGVIDPDYCGPDDQLHAYLYNIGTEPYTVEKSERVMQGLFVPVAHATFEEVEDLAAPNRGGFGTTGR, encoded by the coding sequence ATGCCAAGCCTCTCGGTGCGGATAAGACGGCTCTCGCCCGACATCCCCACTCCTGCGTATAAAACCGCCGGGGCATGCGGTTTTGATATTGCGGTCTCCGAAGGCGGCGTCCTCGCTCCCGGCGAGCGGAGGAAATTCCCCACGGGCTTGGTCGTCTGTGTCCCAGAGGGGTATGTTCTGCTCCTTTGCCCCCGTTCAAGCAATGCAAAGAAAGGCATCCAACTTGCCAACAGCGTAGGCGTCATTGACCCTGATTACTGCGGTCCCGATGATCAACTGCATGCTTATCTATACAACATCGGCACAGAACCCTATACCGTAGAGAAAAGCGAACGCGTGATGCAAGGGCTATTTGTCCCCGTGGCGCACGCAACATTTGAAGAAGTCGAGGATCTTGCGGCGCCAAACCGTGGCGGATTTGGGACAACGGGGCGCTAA
- the thrS gene encoding threonine--tRNA ligase: MDKEHLEHLRHSTAHLLAAAVMELYPGTRRTIGPAIEEGFYYDFEFLKPISETDLPAIEEKMHAILKTWEGFERRKATATEVRDLFCDNPYKLELIDQIVSDKQPITLYQSGDYIDLCRGGHVKNPQKEMGHFKLLSLAGAYWRGDERNPMLTRIYGTAFPTKGDLDAYLLMMEEAKQRDHRKLGVELDLFTFSPLVGPGLPLFTPKGATIRRLLERFVWSLMKPFGYERVDIPHMAKAELYKTSGHWDKFSDDIFHISSKKTSEAFVMKPMNCPHHTQIYASRPRSYRDLPIRYSEVTKVYRDENTGQLQGLSRVRSITQDDAHVFCTPDQILDEARNIYKIIQGFYGRFHMPLEAHLSISGPAAPEKYLGAREVWERAEGILRDLLKEFGLPYEEAVGEAAFYGPKIDFIARDAIGRKWQLATIQLDFNQPERFGLEYTDTDGEKKRPVMIHRAISGSLERFMAILIEHYAGAFPLWLAPVQVVLVSVGERHEEFVRALAQEWRKAGVRVDIDVSSEKIGGKVRKAAMQKVPWTIVVGDKEVAGGDFQVKVFGSDKPLAISAQEAVSKILSARSV; this comes from the coding sequence ATGGACAAGGAACACTTGGAACATCTGCGTCATTCAACCGCCCACCTGTTAGCCGCAGCGGTCATGGAGTTATATCCCGGCACCAGGCGCACTATCGGCCCCGCGATTGAAGAAGGATTTTATTACGACTTTGAATTTCTCAAACCGATCTCCGAGACCGACCTGCCGGCGATCGAAGAAAAAATGCATGCTATTCTCAAAACATGGGAAGGGTTCGAGCGCCGCAAGGCGACAGCCACGGAAGTGAGAGACTTATTTTGCGATAACCCGTATAAGCTCGAACTTATCGATCAGATCGTGAGTGACAAGCAGCCTATTACGCTCTATCAATCGGGCGATTACATAGATCTCTGCCGCGGGGGACATGTAAAGAATCCGCAGAAGGAGATGGGACATTTCAAACTTCTTTCGCTTGCGGGTGCTTATTGGCGTGGGGATGAGCGCAACCCCATGCTCACACGGATTTATGGCACGGCTTTTCCCACAAAAGGAGATTTGGATGCATATCTTCTGATGATGGAGGAGGCCAAGCAACGTGATCACCGCAAGCTTGGGGTGGAGCTTGATCTATTTACCTTTTCTCCTCTTGTGGGGCCGGGGCTTCCCCTGTTTACTCCGAAAGGAGCAACGATCCGACGCCTTTTGGAGCGGTTTGTGTGGTCACTCATGAAGCCTTTCGGGTACGAACGTGTAGACATTCCGCACATGGCAAAGGCCGAACTCTACAAAACAAGTGGGCATTGGGACAAGTTCTCGGATGACATTTTTCATATCTCGAGTAAAAAAACTAGTGAAGCGTTTGTCATGAAGCCGATGAACTGTCCCCACCACACGCAGATTTATGCAAGCCGTCCGCGGTCGTATCGCGACCTCCCTATTCGGTACTCCGAGGTTACAAAAGTATATCGTGACGAGAACACCGGACAGCTTCAGGGCCTTTCCCGCGTGCGCTCTATTACCCAGGACGACGCGCATGTTTTCTGTACCCCGGACCAGATTCTTGATGAAGCGCGAAACATCTATAAAATTATTCAGGGATTTTATGGGCGGTTTCACATGCCTCTTGAGGCCCACCTCTCCATTTCTGGCCCGGCGGCTCCGGAAAAGTATCTTGGGGCGCGGGAGGTGTGGGAAAGGGCAGAGGGGATATTGCGAGATCTCCTGAAGGAGTTTGGGCTTCCCTACGAGGAAGCTGTCGGAGAGGCGGCATTTTACGGTCCCAAAATTGACTTCATTGCACGCGATGCAATTGGCCGTAAGTGGCAACTGGCGACGATCCAACTTGACTTCAACCAGCCGGAACGCTTTGGGCTTGAGTATACAGACACAGACGGAGAAAAAAAGCGTCCGGTCATGATTCACCGTGCGATCTCCGGCTCCCTTGAGCGCTTTATGGCTATTCTTATCGAGCATTATGCGGGGGCGTTTCCGCTCTGGCTGGCGCCCGTACAGGTGGTGCTTGTGTCCGTGGGGGAAAGGCATGAAGAATTCGTCCGTGCTCTTGCACAGGAGTGGCGCAAAGCGGGTGTTCGAGTGGATATAGATGTAAGCAGCGAAAAAATCGGCGGCAAAGTGCGCAAGGCCGCTATGCAAAAAGTCCCGTGGACGATTGTGGTGGGCGACAAAGAAGTCGCCGGTGGCGACTTCCAGGTCAAAGTGTTTGGTTCGGACAAGCCTCTTGCGATCAGCGCCCAAGAAGCCGTCTCAAAAATCCTTTCCGCACGATCGGTTTAG
- a CDS encoding dihydrofolate reductase, with translation MKVILLAAMSANGYIAERADQSSLDWTSKEDTKFFVEKTKEIGALIMGRRTYETIGRPLPGRLTVVMSRTPADFPSQPDVLEFTTAEPTEILRKLEERGFSQVVIAGGASVYSAFLSLGLVDELYLTIEPVLFGAGIPLAEGFARMNVELVGTKQLGNRAVLLHYKKI, from the coding sequence ATGAAGGTTATTCTTCTTGCCGCCATGAGTGCCAATGGATACATTGCCGAGCGAGCCGACCAATCCTCGCTTGATTGGACGAGTAAAGAAGATACAAAGTTTTTTGTGGAGAAGACGAAGGAGATCGGCGCACTCATCATGGGCCGGAGAACCTACGAGACCATTGGACGGCCGCTTCCAGGACGGCTGACTGTTGTCATGTCTCGCACCCCGGCGGATTTTCCCTCACAACCGGACGTGCTTGAGTTCACCACAGCCGAGCCAACGGAGATTCTTCGCAAACTTGAGGAGCGAGGATTTTCGCAAGTGGTCATTGCTGGCGGAGCTTCGGTGTACAGTGCGTTCCTCTCGCTCGGACTCGTGGACGAGTTGTATCTCACCATTGAACCGGTCTTGTTTGGGGCGGGAATTCCTCTTGCTGAGGGGTTTGCGCGGATGAATGTAGAGTTGGTCGGGACAAAACAGCTTGGGAATCGGGCTGTGTTGCTTCATTATAAGAAAATATGA